The genome window CTTCAGgtgtgaagagtgtgtgtggatgtcTGAGTAATTCAGTAATTCTCCTTCCTTTAACGTAAATAAAGAGTTGTTAGTCATCCAGCCGGGTTAGATAAGATTTATGTAACAGTCCTGTCAGGATGTTGTCCTTCAGCGTCATCTGTCCATTGACAGACGCTGGTGAATGCTGGTTATTTAACCATCTTCAGCAGATAAAATCATTATTTCCTGTGAAAATATTGACGAATGTTGCTGCTTGTTTTCTCGTCTGACACTGAATCAAAATGCTGCTTTGAAACTTTCATCCCAGCAGGAAGTTAAGTCGCCGTTTCAAATTGAATCATATCATTGATTTTAAGACGATGCTCGTTACGTGGAATGATCTCGCTCCTGCTTTGACGTCTTTACAagttttctgtcatttcttccgtctctctttgtgtctgcaGGGAACTTAAAAATACACTGTTCTCGTTGTGATACCCACAAAACTTAATCGTCTGTGCTTTCCACACTACACGGGGTGCTGGGCTGCTTTGCTTGTTTAAATAATTAATGAGATACAATTTGAGATTAGTCATCATCTTCACGTCCCCTGTgggggattaaaaaaaacatcccagcATCCTCTCTGTGTGCACGCCTCCAGCATACCAACTGATTAGAAGACGGCTTTTAAAGGAACAGGTTGTtatgtagtccacaaaacatttctggagcttcacagcaaaacagcgatctcctaaacaactgaagtatctttggacttgttttaaaatgtgaaaaacaaccaaagaaatccAGTTAATATCTCCACATCGCTCGTACGACATAATTCATGTCCACAGAAGATGAAACTGATCCCAGAAGACGTCATTTACACCCTCAACGCCAACCTCAGACTGGATGTGCTCCAACGCTTTTATCTCAGCAGCTACAGATTTGATCTGAATGTTAGTTAAGaatatttctgcaaaaccacagataagttcacTCTGTTTAGGTTGAAGGCTTTGCTCATGCTCTGGTTAGAGTGAGAGAAACTGGAAACGTCTCCTGGTTTGACGCCACTGAAACACCTAGAAACGTCCCCAGTGAGACAGTTTAAAGTTCAACACGAGTGGTTCAGAATAATTTCCTTCTTcgttaaattatttttatgatatttttctcttttttttgcgtCGTTACCCAGCAGGGACAGTTCTCAGGTTCCCCACAGAACTCCAGCGACCCTGCAGATCCTGACTGGCTCCGTGTCGACGGGTTGGTGGAgttatttgcaaaaaaaacaaatgaacgaTATCGAATAGCGTCACTTTTAATTGAACCGACACACATGTAGACATACACTCGACAggaagtggagagagagacagcgagagcGAGCGCAGCGGACCTGAACGCCTCATGTTCTGTCCTCTTCAGGAATTTAATTACTGTAAACAATTTCAGTCCATACGGTGCGAGAGGCTGCGTCCTGGACAGAGCTTTTATctaaagtgctttacaatttgtctctgacacacacacacacacacacacacacacacacacacacactcacatatgtATGATGCAACCCTGTCTGCTAGTAATCACGTTTATATAATAGTTTAAATTGTTCTGTGCTGCGGTGCTGGACTCGTGGCTCGGTTAACAGAAGCATGTTTTCTCCTGACATCCTGACAACAATCCATAAATCAAAGTGctgacaaatcaaatcaaatcaaatcaagcaCATGTTTCTGTTGCCGTCCAATCGACTCATTCGACCCGTATGAAAGCATCAGAcgagacttcctgtctgtctgctggtttctacattttaaagctacgagtgaaaacaacaaatgaacttttctgtgtttaaaccGAAGTCACGTTAAACATGAACATTAAAGACATCTACAcattgtttactccagtaaagtaatagattacaggctctgacatgtactcagagtatcagagtaaaaagtctccctctgaaggacatttgtgctcaaagctaactgaagctcacgtcatattaatagaattcaaagactattaaagttaaaggtagaatcagcaggatttgtcccagctgttcctgaacgcaccacaaagacacatGTTGGTGTTggaagtgtgttttgtgtgtttgtgattgtgaCATTTGACAGATTTGTTTAATTATTTgaccagaaaaacaaagagagctcGTGGAACTTAACGAACTCGACACTCGCTACCAAACAGCACGACCACGTCTGAAAGCAGCCTGACGGCCCGTTCTGTCCAATCAGACGCCGCCTATCCTTCATTTTTTCCTCCAGCTCTCCTCTTCCAAACATCCGTTCACCTCCTGCCTGTCAGGACGCTCCACAAACCCTCTGACTCTGCAGTGTATCATCTCTCTGCAGGTTTGGCTCCAGTCCCGCTCTGGCAGCAGTggacacaacaaaacaaaagcataatCCGGTGCTTCTCTGTGTGTGGAGGGTAATCCTTAATCCAGAGGTCACCGCTCCGGTCCTGTGCTTCAGATCGTGGGTTGTTCCTGGAGCTTAAATCAGCCGCTCGACTCCACCGAACCTGTCAGCTGCTTCGTGGTGATTCCCTCGTGTAACTCCTCCATATCGTACAGATTAAAGCCGTCTTAAAACTTCACATATGTTCTGTCTGTTCCACTGAGTGCTGCAGTCCTGGACTGACACTGCAGATACACCGTTGAACTTGATGAACTGATGCCgggtgtgatgatgtcatcctcACACATCTGCTCTGGGAAGCTTTCCGTCGTGTTCGCTGGAAACATAATCTCATGAAACAGCCACTGTTGGTGCCGTCAAAACCCCAGGTGTttgtttaaaggagacctgGAGACACGTCCAGCTGGGAAATGTCCTGTCAGCTGGTTTCAACGCCACAAAAACCAGCTGGAACACAAACCAGTTGACACGGAGCAAGTTGGGATGTTCTGGGGGGGAAACTGAGAAGCGTCCCTGCAGGGAACTGAAgctaaaaagacaaaacaatgtcATAAAAATGATTTCACAGAGAGGGAAATCATTCTGAGCCACTCATGTTGGACTTTAAACTACACAAGTGGTCAGTTGGGACTTCTTACACGCAGGACTGACAGCTGTGACGGTGATGAGCTGGACTAAAACTAAATTAGGCTTTTagaagacgaggaggaaaaacagactAAACAGGCTACTGAACAAGAAACAGAGAGCTGACTGGTTTCCCAGCATGTCAAAAAACTTTGTACGGtggtgaatgaagagagacGAATACATTGTTGATCCCGTTTGAGTTTTGTGTCAACGATccaaaacagaaaaggaaacGAGTCTGAGGTTTGATGTCAAACTTCACACCATGTTTGGaccaaagacaaagaaaatacttGTGCCAGTTAATACACCAGCATTAAGACAAACAGCTACAAGGAAAGTGATGATACAAGACGACAAACAGTGTAGAcggagacacaaacaaacacacaacaacagccGGCACGTTCAGCACAAAGAGAAGGAAACATACAACTGCACACGTCAGTTCATTTATGATGTCAGAGTCTCATGTGAAGACGAAAACAAGACCAGTACAATGTGCCAAAGCCACACAGAAAACAtggaggataaataaataaatgaatacagcaCATCAGTTCCTGGTTTGTGAGCTCAACAGATTTCCTGAAGGTGTAGACAGGAAACCATGTCGTTCAGCCATTTTCACCACACCAAACATTAGAACTAGTGAGTCATTAGAACAGCCCGATATCACCAGGAGACAATCTGGAGCCGCATGTCTGTTGAATACGACTCTGTATAAATGAAAGATGTCAGTCCAAAAACTTGTGAGCAGgacgagaaaagaaaagatgaggattttatgtttttaacgcCAGATTTCGCTGTGATCTGCTGCAATAATCAAATAGATACTGGATCATAATGTTGCCTTGTAAGAAACCTGAATTCAGACCAGAAGTCAAGcaaacagcttttaaaatgttcGTTTCCTGACTTGAGTTCGGATCTTTTCGTGTGATGCTGTGCGGTGCTGAGACGTATTTCCAAAACTTACCATGTAGCCAGACTTTCTGGCTCACTTCATCACCGCGGCAGCTCTCTTTTTGTTGTCCTGTCTCGGTAGGAGTAGATGTTATAATATCATCTTCTCCTCCGTTGTTGTTCATGATGTCATGGCGTCAGTGACAGACGACTGCCGACACCCTTCAGACAAACATTTCACTTGAGTTCAatattttcagctcctctgtctTCGTATGTCATCTGGTTGGGTGGATAACTTGCGTAAACACAGCATTAAAGGAGCACCATGTAGGTCTggagaaaggtggcagggtccgccacatgcaAACAAAGTATAACAGAATATAtcgtgttgttctttaaggtcagtttgtttgttcagtctgttcatgaggacagtttgtttgtttctcgtctcattaacattttcttGGATAAAACTACAGAGCGCTCCTTTAACCtgacagctggaggaggaggaggagctggttCACAGTCTTGGTCGCCAGCAGGCTTCATGTTATAGGCGGGGGGCTCCTCTGTCATCAGCCTCCTCAGCCAATGGAGGAACCAGCGGAGGAGACACTTTAGCGTCCCTCCGGAGCGCAGCGGAGCAGAGCGCAGCGCAGCGCCCGGTGCCACAGACCCGTCCTCCTCTCCACGAACCCGGACCGACATCTGGTTCGTGGCTCTGATCATGgactcttcctctccttctttatttctttttttccacgtGAGGACCGCGGGATGTTTTGAGGGACGCGCTGCTTTTCGGATTCTGCGTCTCGACTGGAATTCACGTCTGAAAGTGAGTAagagctgtttgtgtgtttttgatttagTGTCACCATGACTGTAAGAATCAGCGGGTGATTATATCTGGAAACTGGTTTTAAAGAGAGTTTCTGCAGGGAATGTGAAAGTGCACCAAAACCCGCAAGGATCCGTGCGTTTTACCGAACCGCAACCGCCAGAATGAGCCGAGCCGGAGCGCATCTCTTAGAGAACTTGTAAAACAGAGTGACTGCGGACATGATGCTGTAgttgcatcttttgttttgtgtttttaagcgTCCTGAGGGGAAAAGTCTCAACCCGTGCGCGCTGGAGGAGTGATGGATTTCTCTGTGCGTCCTGAGGATTATTGGCGGGACGTGCGGGATGTTTCTGCGTGACTGCGCGCTGCAGACGGAGACACaacgagagggagagaaaaaaaaagagcttgagGACATGAGATGAAACTGAGGAGCAGAACCAGTGATGACAGGAGAGCCTGGAGCTGCGTGTTGGTCAGGACTCTCCAGAAACAGCTGGAGTTTCTGTTTAAcgttcattttaactggatACCACTGCGCGCTCATGACCACCAGTTCTCCTATAGTATCCGGATAGTTACATTTAAGTTACATTACACTGCATGTAATGAGACTGGCGTTACTTTTACACTGGATGTAACTgtaactggaggaggaggaggaggaggaggaggaggaggaggtccagGGACCCGTCAGACTGCAGCTTGTAGATTTGAGCCTCTGTGGATTAAAAACCACGAGCTGCGTTTGTTTACTACTACAGCTGTCCGCCAGATTATGACATCACCCTTACTCCCGCTGGAGTAAATAGTATCCATCCAACATCCgtcatccatccaaccatcatCCATccgtcatccatccatcatccgtCATCCgtcatccatccaaccatcatTCGTCCATCCATCGTCCCTctatcatccatcatccatccatcgtTCGTCCGTctatcatccatcatccatccgtcatccatccaaccatcatCCGTCATccgtcatccatccatccatcgttCGTGCGTctatcatccatcatccatccaaccatcttCCATCCAACCATCGTCCGTctatcatccatcatccatccatcgtTCGTCCGTctatcatccatccatcatccatccaaccatcatCCGTTCGTTCGTCTATCATCCATCTATCTTCCATCCATTATCCATCCAACCATTGTCTGTCcgtccatcatccatccatccaaccatcatGTATCATCCttgcatccatccatctcttCTGTAAACAGAACCAGGCCAGTCTTAATACCCCTCCAAGACTTGAGTAGCTCCACTTGTCCCTGCTGAACATCTTCAGTGCTCTGCAAAATTCACATTTTCCCTCCAGTAGCGTGGACACATGAAATAACTCCGGTCACCTCTCTTCTCAGTAGAGTTGTTCTGATACGTGCACATTTTATCTGACCAGTGACTTCCTTGACgactttctctgtttgttgTAATTTCAGGTCATGGTGTGATCGTTGCAGCGACAGTTGATCCAATGATTGAGACCGGGACTCCGAGCATGTCGGACAGAACTGAGCCGGCGCACTGCACCGTGTGCTGCTGCACGCTGGCCAACAAGATCCTCATGGTGCTCTTCATGGTGCTGCTCATCTTGGCCATCTTGTTTGGGAACTTGGTGACTCTGGCTGTGATTTTAGGGAATAAACACTTCCATACGTCGCAGGGATACCTGAAGGCGTCGCTCGCCGTGGCCGATCTGGCCGTGGGAATATTCGTGGTGCCGCTGTCCGTCTACGCGGAGGTCTATCTCATGGTGACCGACTCGGCACCGGACTGGACCGCGTACAACTCACAGTCGGTTAGTTTCCATCCGTGCAACGTCATCGGTCCCATCTTCGCCGGGTGCACTTTGGTCTCCATCACGACCATTTTCCTGCTGACCATCGAGAGGAGCATCGCCGTGTTGAGGCCGCTGCACAAGGACTCTGTGATCACACGTAAAAGGACCACGATCCTCATCGTCCTGTCCTGGGTGGGGAGCTTCTTCTTGGCGGTGTCTCCGCTGGTTTTCAGCAGCGAGATCGCTCTGGAGTACAACTCCTGCAGCCGGATGTGTAATTACGCTCTGGGGACCATCGGCGAGTTCCCGAGCCAGGCCTGGAAcatcctccttctcttccccgCCTTTGACTTCACCCTCTTGGGAGGAACCGTGGTCATTAACATCATCTCTCTGTCCAGCATCAGGCAGCACTCGAAGCGCAGGAAACACCTGGCCGAGTCCGAGTGCCAGAGCACAACCAAACCGACCTTCTCCGACATCAAGGCAGCCAAAACAATCGGGACTCTGACTGTGGCGTTTACCGCATCCTTCACCCCCATCGCCGTCTTTGTGGTCGGCAACGTTCTGGGGAATAAATGGTGCAACTTCTCCTTTTTTGCCTTCTGGATTTTGGCCACCAACAGTTGCTGGAATGTCATAATTTACAGCGTGCAAGATCAGAAGTTCAGACTTCGTGCACACAAGCTCCTCGTGCCTTTCCAGAGAAAAAACACGAGCAAATCCTAAAAAAACCAGAAAGCTCAGggaccagagacagagactggaGCTCCGCCTGAGAGTCATTTAGATGTTTGTCACACAAACTCTTTGTTCAACACATTGTGAGTCTCGTTACGAGACGTGTCTGCATGTTTTGTGgattgttttttgtgaaattacattttttaatagaATTAATACGCATGGACCGTATCAGGTGTCAGATGTTGGATATTAATGCTCTTTGTGGGCATGTGTCTTGTGTGTAACACGCGATCACAGAAGCCTGTTTCAGTCTGTGAAATGATTGTTTGACCTGAGTGTGATCAATTAAAACATCatacaaacaaaatgtgttttctgattcCTCAGTGTGTCACAGCCATTGCACCATATTTAATATTATAATCattgataaatgtaatgaaCATACTTCAGTAAAAACGATGATATGTTATTGATCTGCAGAAGGAACGTCAGTTGTCGTATCTAATTTAAATTCTCCAGCAGCCGTTCAGCGTGAAAACACTGGTTTGTTGCCCCAAACATGACCAACGACTGCACAAATATCTCCTCAACAATATCCAGTCTTGTTGCCCACATCAGGATTGCAATGttttgtcaaaaatataaaTCTTTGTTGCCCCAAAGATGGCTGCCATCTGTCACCAAGTTTGGTGCAAAGATATCTGGTCTTCTTGCCCAAACATGGCGGTATTTGCACCAAAGACAAAGACGTTGCACCAAAAAAAAGAGGTTGGTTTTCATGCATGAGaggaaaaattaaaaacaacaaggtCGATGCATATTTAAAAACAGATGCATTATTAAAAAGAGTTGGGTTCACGCTGCTGCAAAAAACAACCTTAACTGGCACAAAATAAGAACTAATACATCAGGCTGCAAAATACCACATTTATTTCTTGGTGCATCACTGACTTCCACTGTTGCGTCCTCAGAGGACCATCAGGAGGTTTTCGTCCCTGAACTcctcagaaaagaaagaaaacatcaacaatTTCTGTGAAATCCATCACTTCCTGCCACGTACATTCACAAGTGAGTCACAGGGAGGAatgaaaattaatgaaaacataacGGAAGACAAATATTAAAGAAAAGCGAGAAGTTGTCCTTGACTTAAAAGCTCACCGGAGACTGAACTGATCTGAGGCAGAGAGACGAGAggacgagggaggaggtgaggcagagagacgagaggaggaggtgaggcagagagacgagggaggaggtgaggcagagagacgagggaggaggtgaggcagagagacgagaggacgagggaggaggtgaggcagagagacgagggaggaggtgaggcagagagacgagaggacgagggaggaggtgaggcaaagagacgagggaggaggtgaggcagagaggcgagaggacgagggaggaggtgaggcaaagagacgagggaggaggtgaggcagagaggcgagaggacgagggaggaggtgaggcaaagagacgagggaggaggtgaggcagagagacgagggaggaggtgaggcagagagacgagagacgagggaggagggaggagggaggaggtgaggcagagagacgagggaggaggtgaggcaaagagacgagggaggaggtgaggcagagagacgagggaggaggtgaggcagagagacgagaggacgagggaggagggaggagggaggaggtgaggcagagagacgagggaggaggtgaggcaaagagacgagggaggaggtgaggcagagagacgagggaggaggtgaggcagagagacgagaggacgagggaggaggtgaggcagagagacgagggaggaggtgaggcagagagacgagggaggagggtgaagcagagagacgagaggacgagggaggagggaggcagagagagacgcggaggagagggaggagggaaggagggaggaggtgaggcagagagacgaggaggaggtgaggcagagagacgagggaggaggtgaggcagaGAGCCGAGGAGCGGTGCggcagagagacgaggagaggTGAAGcagagagacgagggaggaggtgaggcagagagacgagagacgagggaggagggaggagggaggaggtgaggcagagagacgagggaggaggtgaggcaaagagacgagggaggaggtgaggcagagagacgagggaggaggtgaggcagagagacgagaggacgagggaggagggaggagggaggaggtgaggcaaagagacgagggaggaggtgaggcagagagacgagaggacgagggaggagggaggagggaggaggtgaggcagagagacgagggaggaggtgaggcaaagagacgagggaggaggtgaggcagagagacgagggaggaggtgaggcagagagacgagaggacgagggaggaggtgaggcagagagacgagggaggagggacgagggaggaggtgaggcagagaggacgagggaggaggtgaggcagagagacgagggagagacgagggaggagggaggaggtgaggcagagagacgagagaggaggaggaggtgaggcagagagacgagggagagagggaggaggtgaggcagagagacgagggaggagggaggaggtgaggcagagagacgagggaggaggtgaggcagagagacgagggaggaggtgaggcagagagacgagggaggagggaggaggtgaggcagagagacgagggaggaggtgaggcagaTGGAGGGAGACGACAGAACGAGTTGCtgagaaacaaaatgacagtTGGCCTTTTTCTCACAGATTGAACGATTATTTGTggccaaaaaccaaaacatgacatttggTAAAcgctaaaatgaaaatgttctgatggTGAAAACAGTCGACTGCAGCTGGTCggcagtgtgttgtgttaatgtcACCGTTAGAAACACCCAGAGAGAAACAAGTCAACACACGCTGGAGGAGTTTCCACAAAGTTTTGTTAAGACacgattatttttttattacttctCCAATAAAGTCATGTTCATCCATCCGTTATCTGAAATCAGGCTGATCCCAGCTGACACTGGGCAATAGTgatgtcacgattctccaaatcctcgattcaaTCACATTTTTGAATCTAAGTTCTCGGttcgattctcgatttttacattcatttttttaaagcacaggttgctaatgccatttttagactagacttttatgcaatataatatctgacctttgttcacaaagtaccacactacattgacagatttaaaacatttattaacaacagaatgtaacaataacttaaaTCTTCAGTCAACTGTAAACTTAAACAcaataacctgccatctagtttctgcagagcttgcaaactcTGGCTTTTGTTGACAACGCGaacaaaatacttccacacgGGCGACTTCAGCGAAGGAGGAGCGGGTtcaattttttaattcaaagttcgagattgtgacttaattttgGTCGATTTCAATTTAAAATGGAAATCGCGACACCCTCACTGGGCAGCAGCGATACACCCTGAACACGTCGTCAGTggcacaaacaacaaacaaacaaaacgatTCACACACCTACAAGTTTAGAGTCATCATTAACCTGACTTTATGCATGTCTTTACATttggggaggaagctggagtaCCTGGAGAGAACCCTCGCAGAACCGAGCTCTCCAGCCCGGGTCCGTCTTGCTGTGGGGGAACAGCGCTGACCATCACGCTGCCAAACTGCCTATAttaatattcttccttttacCTGTCGTGGTTTTAAACCATCCAGATTGTTTTGATTTGAGTTGCAGAGTTTGGGAGATAACAGGACACCATCCACATGCAGACTGCTGCACTACAAACCTCACGTTCACTCATACTTAGTCTGTCACTGAGCTGAAGGTTGTTTAAAGAGCTGCAGTCTTTAGTGCATTTAGTCCATTTGGCTCCACATTCAGGACAAACTTGACATTTTCTGCCTCACTTGTTGTCTTTCAGTTGATCAGTTTCAGTTTGAACACTGGAGCCTCAGAATGTCCGCGAGCTTGTTTGAGTATAAATGTCTCGTCCCGATTCGGTTTAAATAAAGAGAAACCTgcgacctgcagcagctctgagtcACTGAATCAATATTTTACTTGTCGCTCACATTTCCCTCTGAGTTGACCTGTTTTATCTTCATCGCTCCACCTGCAGCTTCAGCTCTTTCAAACCCTCGGGGGGGATCAGCACTGATCAGTCGCTGCCGTCTTGTCTGCAGCTCAGCGGGATTCACAGCGAGTTATCTGACACACAACCTCCACGTCGGAGGATATAAATGTCACAGCAGCGGCTGCTTTGTCCTCCTCTacctgttctgctgtgaagtcGTCCGTCCGTCCTTTAACACCTTCGTCAGTCTGTGTTACAATGAAAGGAATGTTTTATAGCACGCACAAAAATCTCAAACTTCATTTTGTTCAGAATGACTTTGAGTAACGTCCTCTAGTGAgaataaaagcagcagaaagaTTGTGCATCATTAGGGCTGCATGACAGCATAGAAATATACAtaatttatgttattttgaCGGATATTACCAATGATCCAGAGATGACCTCCATCGTTGACCGCCGAACGAAGccggaggggaaatgtactttactctTTGTTAGCGCAGCGCTGCAGAGAACCGAGTCTCTGGTGAGCTACAGAACTCGCAGAGTTGTCCTGAACTGAATGTACTTGGTGACGTTAGCTAAAGGCTAACACCCGCTACTGTACGGTGAAGGATCTGCCTTTCTGGGGCGGATAAACACTGAATGAGTGACGCAAACAAACTCAAACGTTCCTGCAGTCGAACTCGCTTCACTGCTGATGTAGACGCCTTTAAACAACCACCGCCACAGATgaaaatctgatgtgactcgagcacaaatgttcacagatgaggtaatgttttaagtTTAGTCTCCTCCGTATCTTAGAAACATCAGcagtg of Sparus aurata chromosome 17, fSpaAur1.1, whole genome shotgun sequence contains these proteins:
- the LOC115566825 gene encoding beta-2 adrenergic receptor, which encodes MIETGTPSMSDRTEPAHCTVCCCTLANKILMVLFMVLLILAILFGNLVTLAVILGNKHFHTSQGYLKASLAVADLAVGIFVVPLSVYAEVYLMVTDSAPDWTAYNSQSVSFHPCNVIGPIFAGCTLVSITTIFLLTIERSIAVLRPLHKDSVITRKRTTILIVLSWVGSFFLAVSPLVFSSEIALEYNSCSRMCNYALGTIGEFPSQAWNILLLFPAFDFTLLGGTVVINIISLSSIRQHSKRRKHLAESECQSTTKPTFSDIKAAKTIGTLTVAFTASFTPIAVFVVGNVLGNKWCNFSFFAFWILATNSCWNVIIYSVQDQKFRLRAHKLLVPFQRKNTSKS